The following coding sequences are from one Seonamhaeicola sp. ML3 window:
- a CDS encoding regulatory iron-sulfur-containing complex subunit RicT, producing MACQSCATKDGQPKGCKNNGTCGTDSCNKLTVFDWLSNMSLPSGEKPFNWVEVRYKNGRKEYYHNPENLTLSIGDIVATQAKAGHDIGMVTLTGELVRVQMKRKNIPDNIEEGLKIYRKASQKDIDIWQKARDREEPMKVKARQFAIDLKLSMKISDIEFQGDASKATFYYTAEERVDFRELIKVFAREFRTRIEMKQVGFRQEASRLGGIGSCGRELCCSTWLTDFRSVSTSAARYQQLSLNPQKLAGQCGKLKCCLNYELDTYLDALKDFPKTDTKLYTEKGTAVCQKTDIFKRHMWYAYEGEWANWHKLTTDQVLEIIDLNKNKIKVTSLEEYASDTAEDTKAEFENVVGQDSLTRFDNPKSNKRRKNNRNRKNNRNRNKNRRKPQNAKNAAK from the coding sequence ATGGCTTGCCAAAGCTGCGCAACTAAAGATGGCCAACCAAAAGGCTGTAAAAACAATGGTACTTGTGGTACAGACAGTTGTAATAAATTAACTGTTTTCGATTGGTTATCTAACATGTCACTTCCAAGTGGTGAAAAACCATTTAATTGGGTTGAGGTTCGTTATAAAAACGGACGAAAAGAATACTACCACAATCCTGAAAATTTAACACTTAGTATTGGCGATATTGTAGCCACACAAGCAAAAGCAGGTCATGACATTGGTATGGTTACGCTTACTGGCGAATTGGTTCGCGTACAAATGAAGCGCAAGAATATTCCAGATAATATTGAAGAAGGGCTAAAAATTTATAGAAAAGCCTCTCAAAAAGATATAGATATTTGGCAGAAAGCCCGTGATAGGGAAGAGCCCATGAAGGTAAAGGCAAGACAGTTTGCGATTGACCTTAAACTATCCATGAAAATTTCTGATATCGAATTTCAAGGTGATGCCAGTAAAGCCACATTTTATTATACCGCCGAAGAACGTGTGGATTTTAGAGAACTCATTAAAGTTTTTGCGCGCGAGTTTAGAACCCGTATTGAGATGAAACAGGTTGGGTTTAGACAAGAGGCGTCAAGATTAGGAGGTATAGGTTCTTGTGGGCGCGAGTTATGTTGTTCTACTTGGTTAACCGATTTCCGTTCGGTAAGTACATCGGCGGCACGTTATCAGCAATTATCACTAAATCCGCAGAAGTTAGCTGGACAGTGTGGTAAGTTAAAGTGTTGTTTGAATTACGAGTTAGATACTTATTTAGATGCCTTAAAAGATTTTCCAAAAACTGATACAAAACTCTACACAGAAAAGGGGACGGCTGTTTGCCAAAAAACCGATATTTTCAAAAGGCACATGTGGTATGCTTATGAAGGTGAGTGGGCCAATTGGCATAAATTAACTACCGATCAAGTACTGGAGATTATAGATTTAAATAAAAATAAAATAAAAGTAACTAGCCTTGAAGAATATGCATCAGATACAGCAGAAGATACTAAGGCAGAGTTTGAAAACGTTGTAGGTCAAGATAGTTTAACACGCTTTGATAATCCAAAGTCCAATAAACGACGTAAAAATAATAGGAACAGAAAGAATAACAGAAATAGAAACAAAAACAGAAGAAAACCTCAAAACGCTAAAAATGCAGCAAAATAA
- a CDS encoding gliding motility lipoprotein GldH, whose translation MQQNKIWLFFLIVSFVLVSCDSNRVFDTYKSIPNTWHKDSVVSFNIAPPDSTNAYNLFVNLRNTNAYKYNNLFLIVEMVFPNGKTIKDTLEYRMADPTGKLLGTGFTDIKENKLWYKEHVVFQEAGTYTVNIQQAMREQGKVHGVIELEGITDVGFRIEKPETK comes from the coding sequence ATGCAGCAAAATAAAATTTGGCTATTTTTTTTAATTGTTTCTTTTGTATTGGTTTCCTGTGATTCAAATCGTGTGTTCGATACATATAAATCTATTCCCAATACTTGGCATAAAGATTCTGTTGTTAGCTTTAATATTGCGCCTCCAGATTCTACAAATGCCTATAATTTATTTGTTAATCTAAGAAATACCAATGCCTATAAATACAACAATTTGTTTTTAATTGTTGAAATGGTTTTCCCCAATGGAAAGACGATTAAAGATACTTTAGAGTACAGGATGGCAGATCCCACGGGTAAGTTGTTAGGCACAGGATTTACCGATATTAAAGAGAACAAACTTTGGTATAAGGAACATGTGGTTTTTCAAGAAGCTGGCACTTATACTGTTAACATTCAGCAAGCTATGCGAGAGCAGGGAAAAGTTCATGGTGTTATTGAGTTAGAAGGTATTACAGATGTTGGTTTTAGAATAGAAAAGCCCGAAACAAAATAA